One genomic segment of Chrysiogenia bacterium includes these proteins:
- a CDS encoding sigma-70 family RNA polymerase sigma factor, with protein MEAINESREPGASARTNPSRHAKDVAFAARLRAGEAGAYEQLLERYQGPLYRHLMRIVRNEADAEEVLQTTFLQVFRRIELYDGNAALGTWLYRVATNSALMWLRSQKRHTKGADYDALEMLNNEDAALAPLGVVPQADQTQEAREQLDRVERALERLPEEHRTVFVLRDVEGLSNVEAAERLGLSIAAIKSRLHRARLALREALEDA; from the coding sequence ATGGAAGCAATCAATGAGAGCAGGGAACCTGGCGCCAGCGCGCGGACCAACCCGTCCCGGCATGCCAAAGACGTGGCGTTTGCCGCGCGCCTGCGGGCCGGAGAGGCGGGAGCCTACGAGCAGTTGCTGGAACGCTACCAGGGACCGCTCTACCGGCACCTGATGCGAATCGTGCGCAACGAGGCCGATGCCGAGGAAGTTCTCCAGACCACATTTTTGCAGGTCTTTCGCCGGATCGAGCTCTATGATGGCAACGCGGCGCTGGGAACCTGGCTCTATCGCGTTGCTACCAACTCCGCTCTCATGTGGCTTCGTAGTCAAAAGCGCCACACCAAGGGGGCGGACTACGACGCGCTCGAAATGTTGAACAACGAGGACGCCGCGTTGGCGCCCTTGGGCGTGGTGCCCCAAGCGGACCAAACGCAGGAAGCGCGCGAACAACTCGATCGCGTCGAGCGCGCACTCGAACGGCTCCCCGAAGAGCACCGAACCGTTTTCGTCCTGCGTGATGTGGAGGGCCTCTCAAATGTCGAGGCGGCAGAGCGCCTGGGGCTCAGCATTGCCGCAATCAAGTCGAGGCTGCATCGCGCGCGCCTGGCGCTGCGCGAAGCACTGGAGGATGCGTGA